One genomic region from Spirulina subsalsa PCC 9445 encodes:
- a CDS encoding response regulator, which translates to MKEWDLGKIAGQVVGGIWSSVRDWDYFTRDSLGQQVRASADSLWNIHPSEDAGKPPESEFTEITIEAVTEDETGDFSPSPSIPSSQPNPEQIQPNLNSPNLNPPISSPTSSHQSPVLRNPESYQYFITEAQDLLVQIEEQVFNLNRQKDTAQIYSLMRATHTLKGASANVGQETIKTIAHNLEDVFRAMLSPEAVIDPELESMLFEGYECLRLALSAELAHEYGQTDDLLNRAADLFARFEEKLGDCFQNPAPLPSSSEMGFDLTRSIFEMGVEQRLSELKGMLENPESSEHLLVFLEESAEVFLGLGESLGLSGFCAIAQSTLNALSYHPDAVLEIAPLVYQDFYQAQQAVFAGDRTQGGTPSPQLLQWSGASLSDEAPLPEDFGELEYLEDSQDFAPSDAILLDTTAPTERPHSPPADPPQPESWDLDPLAPFDPPEALEDPEFLGDATPSNEDIFTLDPLELVQDPFNSSELWDEEEIPLEDSFDSGSESPFNPEAEETTAPIPLESELFHPQNLVQPDLDQELNQTVSPDRLELDVEDLDSEKLNNQEIAPNVLDENITNPAVKTPEIDPLDFHPQETSYPSHTYPDFSPSAPESSEDLEQIFLDDEYSLDIGEDDLDYSLDLSDYAPNLEPENEGRNTFIFPENIAPIPPVKPTHSTSEDLAPNLEQTPQINEDFLAPVNPEEDWINAPTFAAEAEEIAPLIDFSPDETSLILDPDDFSLEPSRDPENLTPDQDNFIDFTFTETAPEQPTEDLYSDLEWTDPAAEMAEEEPLESLPETAPSPVENEEELDYGQTSPEIKKEQNITQETSIAPPESSPPIDKENPDHILFGDDWNNSEQLDTVPSIEDTFGRLELEPSLAEFDADELFLIESEPEPTPEPSQTPSIAPVTPLQQTSQPTPLKAPSPPPAAPAQSTPQPVSTKTLRLELEQLEHINHLVGELLINQNQLTLRDEQFQGAVQKLSDWLKKHRFTLTQLRDYIAEYKNEDQKKLTPTQRLLYSALEETSQITQATEDISLLSRTTTSTIEREKRISKQLRDNIQSARMVPLKTLLKRFPPMVKQLSFVHKKEVELALKGTEVMVDKTITENLYDALLHLIRNAFDHGIESPEIRQKLGKPTTGQLEINAYNQGNRTIIELRDDGQGLNIDKICQKALHKRLITEVEAERIKQLLHPEDRLLELMCMPGFSTAEQVSDLSGRGVGLDVVQTQLANIKGYLSVRSFPQQGTIFYVQIRESLMSARLLICRAKNSIYGFVSNEIEQVLIPGDNLRWLAGQKVLDWEQKGEECTIPVYELSSLFHYSGHSLTHHQSLLFHESSEQGLSPLLRTPDNVPPVLLLRTTEGLIGLEVDQVIEEQELVIKPISSAIAPPPYLYGCSILADGRLTLILDGAALLQQAQKKGIRVLDETEMRSQFSTPFTVDVSSSPLSTQQLGLFVAPSEDTTDTEERRSANLTPKAGEGQAPSPPTQNTILVVDDSLTERQTLTLILQRNGYKIIQSKDGLEALEALKTAPEVKMILCDIEMPRMNGLEFLSRLQQDKTLPHPPVVMLTSRSRDKFQHIAMSLGAYAYLTKPYLEQEILSTLEEAIHDLIPPAR; encoded by the coding sequence ATGAAAGAATGGGATTTGGGCAAAATAGCAGGCCAAGTGGTGGGCGGTATCTGGTCATCCGTCCGGGATTGGGATTATTTTACCCGAGATAGTCTCGGGCAACAAGTGCGGGCTTCTGCCGATAGTTTATGGAATATTCACCCGTCTGAGGATGCCGGGAAACCTCCTGAATCCGAATTTACCGAAATCACCATTGAGGCCGTAACCGAAGACGAAACAGGTGATTTTTCCCCATCTCCTTCTATTCCCTCTTCCCAACCGAATCCAGAACAAATTCAACCCAATTTAAATTCACCTAATTTAAACCCTCCCATTTCCTCCCCAACATCTAGCCATCAAAGTCCAGTTCTGCGTAACCCAGAAAGCTATCAATATTTTATCACAGAAGCTCAAGATTTACTCGTACAAATTGAAGAACAAGTATTTAACTTAAACCGACAAAAAGATACGGCTCAAATTTATAGCTTAATGCGGGCAACTCATACCCTTAAAGGGGCTTCCGCCAATGTGGGACAAGAGACAATTAAAACCATTGCCCATAACTTAGAGGATGTTTTTCGGGCAATGTTATCCCCGGAAGCGGTGATTGATCCAGAGTTAGAATCCATGTTATTTGAGGGCTACGAATGCTTGCGTTTAGCCCTTTCTGCCGAGTTAGCCCATGAGTATGGTCAAACCGATGATTTATTAAATCGGGCGGCGGATTTATTTGCTCGTTTTGAGGAAAAATTGGGGGACTGTTTTCAAAATCCGGCACCCCTTCCTAGCTCTTCTGAAATGGGGTTTGATCTGACTCGTTCTATTTTTGAAATGGGGGTAGAACAGCGCTTGAGTGAGTTGAAAGGAATGCTGGAGAATCCCGAAAGTTCCGAACATTTGTTAGTGTTTTTAGAAGAAAGTGCCGAAGTTTTTCTAGGATTAGGGGAATCTTTGGGATTATCGGGATTTTGTGCGATCGCCCAATCGACCCTAAACGCCCTCAGTTACCACCCTGACGCGGTTTTGGAGATTGCCCCCCTGGTTTATCAGGACTTCTACCAAGCACAACAAGCGGTTTTTGCAGGCGATCGCACCCAAGGCGGCACCCCCAGCCCTCAACTGCTACAATGGTCAGGAGCATCCCTCAGCGACGAAGCCCCCCTCCCCGAAGACTTTGGCGAGTTAGAATACCTCGAAGACTCCCAAGACTTCGCCCCCAGCGATGCCATACTCCTTGATACCACCGCCCCCACAGAACGCCCCCACAGCCCCCCAGCAGACCCCCCACAGCCCGAAAGCTGGGACTTAGATCCCCTAGCCCCTTTTGACCCTCCCGAAGCCCTAGAAGACCCCGAATTTTTGGGGGATGCCACCCCCTCCAACGAGGATATTTTCACATTAGACCCCTTAGAATTAGTCCAAGATCCCTTTAACTCCTCAGAACTTTGGGACGAGGAAGAAATCCCCCTAGAGGATAGTTTTGACTCTGGCAGTGAATCCCCATTCAATCCAGAAGCAGAAGAAACGACAGCGCCAATACCGCTAGAATCTGAATTATTCCACCCCCAAAACCTTGTACAACCAGACTTAGATCAAGAGTTAAACCAGACCGTTAGTCCCGACCGTTTAGAATTAGATGTTGAAGACTTAGATTCTGAAAAATTAAACAATCAAGAGATAGCCCCAAATGTACTCGATGAAAACATAACCAATCCAGCCGTAAAGACCCCAGAAATAGACCCTCTAGATTTTCACCCCCAAGAGACAAGCTATCCCTCCCACACTTACCCCGACTTCAGCCCATCTGCCCCTGAGTCTTCCGAGGATCTAGAACAGATTTTTCTAGACGACGAATATAGTCTAGATATTGGTGAAGACGACCTTGATTATAGCCTAGATCTCTCGGACTATGCACCAAATTTAGAACCAGAAAATGAAGGCAGAAATACCTTCATTTTTCCAGAAAATATTGCCCCCATTCCCCCCGTGAAACCCACCCATTCAACCTCGGAAGATTTAGCCCCCAATTTAGAACAAACCCCGCAAATAAACGAAGATTTCCTTGCCCCCGTTAACCCAGAGGAAGACTGGATTAATGCTCCTACTTTTGCAGCAGAAGCAGAAGAAATAGCCCCTCTTATAGACTTCTCCCCCGATGAAACAAGCCTCATTTTAGACCCCGACGATTTCAGCCTAGAACCTAGCAGAGATCCTGAAAACCTAACCCCAGATCAGGATAACTTCATTGACTTTACCTTTACCGAAACAGCCCCCGAACAACCAACAGAAGACCTCTATAGTGATTTAGAATGGACAGATCCTGCCGCAGAAATGGCAGAAGAAGAACCCCTAGAGAGTCTCCCCGAAACAGCCCCCTCTCCCGTAGAAAATGAGGAAGAACTAGACTATGGTCAAACATCTCCCGAGATAAAAAAAGAGCAAAACATCACTCAAGAAACCAGCATTGCGCCCCCAGAATCTTCCCCCCCAATTGACAAAGAAAACCCTGATCATATTCTGTTCGGCGATGATTGGAATAACAGCGAACAATTAGACACCGTTCCCAGCATTGAGGACACCTTTGGCCGACTAGAATTAGAGCCATCTTTAGCCGAATTTGATGCTGATGAATTATTCTTAATAGAATCCGAACCTGAACCTACTCCAGAACCCTCCCAAACCCCCTCAATTGCCCCTGTAACCCCTCTTCAACAAACCAGTCAACCCACCCCCCTAAAAGCCCCCTCTCCTCCTCCTGCTGCCCCCGCACAATCCACCCCCCAACCCGTCAGCACAAAAACTCTCCGTCTTGAACTCGAACAACTCGAACATATTAATCACTTAGTCGGGGAATTACTGATTAATCAAAACCAACTCACCCTACGGGATGAACAATTCCAAGGAGCCGTCCAAAAACTCTCCGACTGGCTGAAAAAACACCGTTTCACCCTAACCCAACTGCGGGATTATATTGCCGAATACAAAAACGAAGATCAGAAAAAACTCACCCCCACCCAAAGACTGCTATATTCTGCCCTTGAAGAAACCTCCCAAATTACCCAAGCAACAGAAGATATTAGCCTATTATCCCGGACAACGACCTCCACCATTGAGCGAGAAAAACGAATTTCCAAACAACTGCGGGATAATATCCAATCAGCCCGCATGGTTCCGCTAAAAACCTTGCTCAAACGGTTTCCCCCCATGGTGAAACAACTCTCCTTTGTCCATAAAAAAGAAGTAGAATTAGCCCTCAAAGGAACAGAAGTGATGGTGGATAAAACCATCACTGAAAACCTCTATGATGCTCTCTTACACCTGATCCGCAACGCCTTTGATCATGGGATAGAATCCCCCGAAATTCGCCAAAAACTAGGCAAACCTACAACCGGACAACTGGAAATTAATGCCTATAATCAAGGCAACCGTACCATTATCGAGTTGCGGGATGATGGACAGGGTTTAAATATCGATAAAATTTGCCAAAAAGCTTTACACAAAAGGTTAATTACTGAAGTTGAAGCAGAACGAATTAAACAACTCCTACACCCCGAAGATCGACTTCTTGAATTAATGTGTATGCCCGGCTTTTCTACAGCCGAACAGGTGAGCGATTTATCCGGCCGTGGGGTAGGTTTAGATGTAGTACAAACCCAACTAGCCAATATTAAAGGCTATCTCTCCGTCCGTTCCTTCCCCCAACAGGGGACAATTTTCTATGTGCAGATTCGGGAATCCTTGATGAGTGCAAGACTGCTCATCTGTCGGGCTAAAAACTCAATCTATGGCTTTGTTTCCAATGAAATTGAACAAGTGTTAATTCCGGGAGATAATTTACGCTGGTTAGCCGGACAAAAGGTCTTAGATTGGGAACAAAAAGGGGAAGAATGCACTATCCCTGTTTATGAATTATCCAGTCTGTTTCACTACTCAGGTCACTCCCTCACCCACCATCAAAGTCTACTGTTTCATGAGTCCTCAGAACAGGGATTAAGTCCTCTTCTCCGAACGCCGGATAATGTTCCCCCTGTGTTATTATTACGCACAACCGAGGGGTTAATTGGCTTAGAAGTGGATCAGGTGATTGAGGAACAGGAATTAGTGATTAAACCCATTTCTAGTGCGATCGCCCCTCCCCCCTACCTCTACGGTTGTAGTATCCTAGCAGATGGTCGTCTCACCCTCATTTTAGATGGTGCTGCCCTACTCCAACAAGCCCAAAAGAAAGGGATTCGCGTCCTAGATGAAACGGAAATGCGCTCCCAATTTTCCACCCCCTTCACCGTTGATGTGTCCTCCTCCCCCCTTTCCACCCAACAATTAGGCCTTTTTGTCGCCCCCTCCGAAGACACGACGGACACCGAGGAACGTCGAAGCGCCAATCTTACCCCCAAAGCAGGAGAAGGACAAGCCCCATCCCCCCCCACTCAGAATACAATCTTAGTCGTCGATGATTCCCTCACCGAACGGCAAACCTTGACCCTAATTTTGCAACGGAACGGGTATAAAATTATTCAATCTAAAGACGGTTTAGAAGCCCTAGAAGCCCTGAAAACCGCCCCAGAGGTCAAAATGATCCTCTGTGACATTGAAATGCCCCGGATGAACGGCTTAGAATTCCTCAGCCGTCTCCAACAGGATAAAACCCTTCCCCATCCTCCCGTGGTGATGTTAACCTCCCGCAGTCGGGACAAATTCCAACATATCGCCATGTCTTTAGGGGCTTATGCTTATTTAACCAAACCCTACCTAGAACAGGAAATTCTCTCCACCTTAGAGGAAGCGATTCATGACCTCATCCCCCCAGCGCGCTGA
- a CDS encoding permease, with translation MQLSPFWREHGRSLGLIAIAFLVCFYLPVEALQQSQRLHSAFWEALYLVRWYAQEHILLCLIPAFFIAGAIAIFISQDSVMRYLGPQANKGLAYGVASVSGTILAVCSCTVLPLFAGIYRMGAGLGPAIAFLYSGPAINVLAIILTARILGLQLGIARAIGAILFSIVIGLAMEFIFRHEQPIPIKAPAPLPEDEETRPLWQNTLFLGVLVGILIFANWAKPDSTIGLWYNLYTLKWWITGGFGLALAAILILWHHLNSGKVILITGLTAVLCWQFPQYPLIPFSTAVIGLSWLTSSSPGEASDWFEATWDYAQQILPLLLLGVLLAGALLGRPEQEALIPSNWIIWAVGGNSLGANFFAALAGALMYFATLTEVPILQGLIGNGMGQGPALALLLAGPAVSLPNLLVIRSILGTKKTLVFVGLVVLMATFAGMIYGRLV, from the coding sequence ATGCAACTGTCCCCGTTTTGGCGAGAACATGGGAGATCCCTTGGTCTCATTGCGATCGCCTTTTTAGTCTGTTTTTACCTGCCCGTCGAAGCCCTTCAACAGTCCCAACGGTTGCACAGTGCCTTCTGGGAAGCCCTCTATTTAGTCCGTTGGTACGCCCAAGAACACATCCTGCTCTGTCTGATCCCCGCCTTCTTCATTGCCGGAGCGATCGCCATTTTCATCAGTCAGGACTCCGTAATGCGTTACCTAGGGCCCCAGGCGAATAAAGGATTAGCCTATGGCGTGGCCTCCGTATCCGGCACAATTTTAGCCGTCTGTTCCTGTACCGTTCTCCCCTTATTTGCAGGCATCTATCGCATGGGGGCGGGTTTGGGGCCGGCGATCGCCTTTCTCTACTCCGGCCCAGCCATCAACGTCCTCGCGATCATCCTCACCGCCCGGATTTTAGGGCTACAACTCGGCATCGCTCGCGCCATCGGAGCCATTCTCTTTAGTATTGTCATTGGTTTAGCGATGGAATTCATCTTTCGCCACGAGCAACCTATCCCCATTAAAGCCCCCGCCCCCCTCCCAGAAGACGAAGAAACCCGCCCCCTCTGGCAAAATACCCTATTTCTGGGTGTATTAGTCGGCATCCTCATCTTTGCGAACTGGGCAAAACCCGACAGCACCATTGGGCTATGGTATAACCTCTATACCCTGAAATGGTGGATAACCGGAGGCTTTGGACTCGCCCTAGCCGCCATTCTCATCCTCTGGCACCATCTCAACTCCGGCAAAGTGATCCTAATCACAGGTCTAACCGCCGTCCTCTGCTGGCAATTTCCCCAATACCCCCTTATTCCCTTCTCGACCGCCGTAATAGGTCTATCGTGGCTCACCAGTAGCAGCCCAGGGGAAGCCTCAGACTGGTTTGAGGCCACATGGGACTATGCCCAGCAAATCCTCCCCTTACTCTTGCTCGGAGTTCTCTTAGCCGGAGCCCTACTCGGTCGCCCGGAACAAGAAGCCCTCATCCCCTCAAACTGGATTATTTGGGCTGTAGGCGGAAACTCCCTCGGAGCTAACTTCTTTGCTGCCCTAGCCGGCGCGCTGATGTATTTCGCCACCCTCACCGAAGTTCCCATTTTACAAGGCTTAATCGGCAACGGCATGGGTCAAGGCCCCGCCCTCGCCCTCCTCCTTGCCGGACCCGCCGTTTCCCTCCCCAATTTGTTGGTCATTCGCAGCATTTTAGGAACGAAAAAAACCCTTGTCTTTGTCGGTTTAGTTGTCCTGATGGCCACCTTCGCTGGGATGATTTATGGTCGTCTCGTCTAA
- a CDS encoding thioredoxin family protein — MAKRTVQILGTGCKKCQQLETNVKEAIALLNWDAEVLHITDPLQIAERGVMKTPALIVDGQVMSQGKVATPEQLQTLLEAQPS; from the coding sequence ATGGCAAAACGAACCGTTCAAATTCTCGGCACGGGCTGCAAAAAGTGTCAGCAATTGGAAACTAATGTGAAAGAGGCGATCGCATTATTAAACTGGGATGCCGAAGTTCTCCATATTACCGATCCCCTACAAATTGCGGAACGGGGTGTCATGAAAACCCCCGCTCTCATCGTGGACGGTCAGGTGATGAGTCAGGGGAAAGTTGCCACCCCAGAACAATTGCAAACCCTGTTAGAAGCACAGCCTTCTTAA
- a CDS encoding heavy metal-responsive transcriptional regulator: protein MLQVGQVARQLNLNPQTLYFYERIGLIPPPHRSEGGYRLFSPEDVERLAFIGRAKTLGLSLEEIKEILALKDGRSLTCQALYEHLTQKLRDIEAQMEQLQALHGELAKLAQRCQTNLQKLDQQCVVLDQSPDLV, encoded by the coding sequence ATGTTGCAAGTCGGGCAAGTAGCACGTCAGTTAAATCTGAACCCCCAAACTTTGTATTTTTATGAGCGGATTGGCTTGATTCCACCCCCCCACCGTAGTGAGGGGGGCTATCGCTTGTTTAGCCCGGAAGATGTGGAACGACTGGCATTCATTGGTCGGGCGAAAACCTTGGGCTTGAGTTTGGAGGAAATTAAGGAGATCTTGGCGCTCAAAGATGGGCGATCGCTCACTTGCCAAGCCCTATATGAGCATTTGACTCAAAAACTTAGGGACATTGAGGCTCAGATGGAACAATTACAAGCCCTGCATGGGGAACTAGCTAAACTAGCGCAGCGTTGCCAGACCAATCTGCAAAAACTGGATCAGCAATGTGTTGTTTTAGACCAATCCCCGGATCTGGTTTAA